One window of Pieris napi chromosome 1, ilPieNapi1.2, whole genome shotgun sequence genomic DNA carries:
- the LOC125049535 gene encoding uncharacterized protein LOC125049535: MGDLIELSAIPRHENIFYKFTGNCLQFAIKSSRNAKIGLADYPRNSRITWVILGEHSGIEEYGYKICQTPTPNLLTHNKYKKFCLAWFGNKVELFSFGTTIPIFSYEINNRQLKYVTFCQWNNESLISWKFVSPPNIERPILKPINGGMTYWVPYDGILPYGALIGGFENEFLYIMRAPHEGSLTPGKYVPSLRCGFVAWGSESHLKHEMEILCGLNCLWLSTTSNVIPSGAIPGGYTEYEGREIMYIGRAFRDGHIIPGKVAPSHKVCYFAYKEDTAYENNYEILVAPYSNPRFINSNTTPIMKCEDTDQNLPDDWGA, from the exons ATGGGTGATTTAATTG aaTTATCAGCAATACCGCGacacgaaaatattttttacaagttCACCGGTAACTGTTTACAATTTGCTATTAAGTCTTCAAGAAATGCTAAAATTGGACTTGCTGATTATCCAAGAAACTCCCGGATAACTTGg gTAATTCTGGGTGAGCATTCAGGAATTGAAGAATATGGATATAAGATTTGTCAAACACCAACACCTAATCTCCTTACTCACAACAAATATAAGAAATTCTGTTTGGCCTGGTTTGGCAATAAAGTCGAATTGTTTAGTTTTGGTACAACAATACCAATCTTTTcatatgaaattaataatagacagttaaaatatgtaacattTTGTCAATGGAACAATGAAAGTTTAATTTCTTGGAAATTTGTTT CACCACCAAATATTGAGAGACCTATTCTGAAACCTATCAATGGTGGTATGACTTATTGGGTGCCATATGATGGTATACTACCATATGGGGCTTTGATAGGTGGCTTTGAAAATGAATTTCTCTACATAATGAGAGCACCTCACGAAGGCTCACTGACACCTGGAAAATATGTACCATCTCTGAGGTGTGGCTTTGTGGCTTGGGGTTCAGAAAGCCATTTAAAACATGAAATGGAG ATTCTTTGTGGTCTTAATTGCCTTTGGTTATCAACAACTAGTAACGTAATACCCTCAGGGGCAATCCCTGGAGGTTATACAGAATATGAAGGTAGAGAAATTATGTACATTGGTAGAGCTTTTCGCGATGGGCATATTATACCTGGCAAAGTAGCCCCATCACATAAAGTGTGTTACTTTGCTTATAAGGAAGATACAgcttatgaaaataattatgaaatattagttgCACCTTACTCTAATCCAAGATTTATTAATAGCAATACAACACCTATTATGAAATGTGAAGATACTGACCAGAACCTACCAGATGACTGGGGAGcttag
- the LOC125049515 gene encoding uncharacterized protein LOC125049515: MQKNDVSMSIEIPYKLYKADAGGYKFSLKPNLQLENHNFQPALHLIDKHCPHDKLYEVQFNYDKHTVYITTGEGILTSLPLPDEFSDFNEVEVWMTWIKKDICVGTKNKTFFTYPRNITGGKSADKFIGYIKFETNYGFDWKVHESPEVYKMPLEKNLKGGKLHWVSIEDHKLPQDAMIGGFEKNPIYIARAMYSGSLCPGKYVPEEGKAYVAWGGEEHEKSNFQILCGYNAKWVLCSDDNIPENAFVAGTSEIQNEPLYIGRAFIDYKLIVGKVHMLYKTCYLPYQGEEIEVQDYEILLDLSIKPKGYPCRGKCKVNVFNKDLTCI; the protein is encoded by the exons atgcaaaaaaatgaTG TGTCTATGTCAATAGAAATTCCATACAAATTGTATAAAGCTGATGCTGGTGGATATAAGTTTagtttaaaaccaaatttacAACTAGAAAACCATAATTTCCAACCTGCTCTTCATCTTATCGACAAACATTGTCCACATGACAAATTGTATGAG GttcaatttaattatgatAAGCACACTGTTTATATTACAACAGGAGAAGGAATACTCACTAGCCTTCCACTTCCAGATGAGTTCTCAGATTTTAATGAGGTGGAGGTTTGGATGACATGGATCAAAAAAGACATATGTGTAGGAACAAAGAATAAGACATTTTTTACATACCCTAGGAATATCACTGGCGGGAAGTCAGCTGATAAATTTATtggatatataaaatttgaaactAATTATGGATTTGATTGGAAAGTCCATG AATCTCCTGAAGTGTATAAAATGCCcctagaaaaaaatttaaaaggagGGAAATTGCATTGGGTATCTATCGAAGATCACAAGTTACCACAAGATGCAATGATAGGTGGATTTGAGAAGAATCCAATATATATAGCTAGAGCTATGTATTCTGGGTCACTCTGTCCTGGAAAATATGTGCCTGAAGAAGGAAAAGCTTATGTAGCTTGGGGTGGAGAGGAACATGAAAAAAGCAATTTTcag ataCTATGTGGATATAATGCTAAGTGGGTGTTATGTTCTGATGACAATATTCCAGAAAATGCATTTGTAGCTGGCACATCAGAAATCCAGAATGAACCTCTATATATAGGAAGAgcttttattgattataagTTAATAGTGGGTAAAGTTCACATGCTGTATAAGACATGCTATTTGCCGTATCAAGGTGAAGAAATAGAAGTGCAAGACTATGAAATATTACTTGATTTGAGCATTAAACCAAAAGGTTATCCTTGTCGTGGGAAATGTAAAGTTAATGTCTTCAACAAAGACCTtacatgtatttaa